One genomic segment of Chelonia mydas isolate rCheMyd1 chromosome 1, rCheMyd1.pri.v2, whole genome shotgun sequence includes these proteins:
- the LOC102929320 gene encoding toll-like receptor 8 isoform X2, producing the protein MWQSLQTLSPLEQSWYLNWEREETNPTREVNMATMPHNLFFLLLLIQPEFGLSTHHQWVSKVLPCKIKAKQNSSSILLDCSKQKLRAVPQEIYTNVTGLILSFNWIEVISKKDFHNFKDLTFFKLNWNWHVKPEESNFDLSPKPLQILDATFSNLRHLQELHLNGNQLTRVPAGISPSITSLSLKSNNIVTISKNTFKELTKLKELYMDQNCYYGNDCEKPFNMEEGALSALTSLTVLSLSYNNLTRVPPKLPVSLQELYLSHNKIKNISQNDFKKLVHLKVLDLSGNCPKCFNTPFPCEPCTGNSAIQIHPLAFQNLKKLKTLVLSSMSLTSVPAIWFENMPELEVLHLASNFLMSEIATGKFLQNLSSLEELDLSFNYQKQIYSRYLNLSTYFSSLVSLKQLYIKGYVFKELDKLHLEPLFALRKLNVLDLGINFIKRVDMSVFQAFRNLTEIYLKENKIFPQTEKHVFLKSFEKEDYLINYHRTLVWKYKLNPPVIYSDKKKQSCDFLHQLCTSYGTALDLSLNNIFFINPNQFKGFGDIACLNLSSNALGQAFNGTELIYLSNLKYLDLSFNKLDLTSSSAFKELPNLEVLDLSYNKHYFLVTGFAHQLLFTENLPNLKILNLSWNDISALTKFELRSDSLQKLDFKGNRLDILWKNGEMNHIQLFKHLKKLTHLDISYNRLRNIPTRAFQNLPQSLTKLYINNNKIHTLSWENLRYFKSLKLLDLSQNKLKAVDIQYNYTQSLQTLLLRENKISRIVVGLPERVSSLLYLDLSYNELQVLNQSTFLSGLIQHLKVLKLKGNPFDCTCKNSNFIRWIQKTKTPISQVARNVICMNPEDQRQHSVLLIDLHACILDSVAKILFYISFSTIISIMMVAVTKHLFYWDVWYTYHSCMAKIKGYKSITTDKALYDAYIAYDTQDATVTDWVINELRFRLEENGDKHVLLCLEERDWEPGKAVIDNLAQSIHHSRKTVFVLTERYVKNGNFKTAFYIALQRLMDENTDVIVFILLEPVLQHSQYLRLRRRICKSSVLDWPKNPHAEGLFWQRLKSAVLTDNSMRDDGVYSI; encoded by the exons caaaccccaccagagag gTAAATATGGCTACCATGCCCCACAACCTGTTCTTCTTACTCCTCCTGATTCAACCTGAGTTTGGTCTCTCCACTCATCATCAATGGGTTTCTAAGGTTCTACCttgtaaaataaaagcaaaacagaatAGCTCCTCCATTCTCCTTGATTGCAGTAAACAAAAGCTGAGAGCAGTCCCTCAGGAAATATATACAAATGTTACTGGCTTGATATTGTCTTTCAACTGGATTGAAGTGATTTCTAAGAAGGATTTTCACAACTTTAAGGaccttacattttttaaattaaactggaaTTGGCATGTTAAGCCAGAAGAATCTAATTTTGATTTGTCTCCAAAACCTTTACAAATACTAGATGCAACTTTTTCAAACTTAAGACACTTACAGGAATTACATCTTAATGGCAATCAGCTAACCAGAGTGCCTGCAGGGATTTCACCGAGCATTACTTCGCTAAGTCTAAAGTCCAATAACATTGTTACTATTAGCAAGAACACTTTCAAAGAACTCACAAAATTGAAGGAACTCTATATGGACCAGAACTGTTACTATGGTAATGATTGTGAAAAACCTTTCAACATGGAAGAAGGGGCTCTTTCAGCCCTCACCAGTTTGACTGTGCTGTCACTTTCCTACAACAACTTGACCCGGGTGCCACCCAAACTGCCTGTGTCACTACAAGAACTTTATTTGAGCCATAACAAGATAAAGAACATCAGTCAAAATGATTTTAAGAAACTAGTTCATCTAAAAGTTCTTGATTTAAGTGGGAACTGTCCAAAATGCTTCAATACACCTTTTCCTTGTGAACCCTGCACTGGAAACTCTGCCATTCAAATACATCCTCTGGCTTTCCAGAATCTTAAAAAATTAAAGACTTTGGTTCTATCCAGCATGTCACTCACTAGTGTACCCGCTATTTGGTTTGAAAACATGCCAGAGCTAGAGGTGCTGCACCTTGCATCTAACTTCTTAATGAGCGAAATAGCTACTGGAAAATTCTTGCAGAATTTATCTTCTTTAGAGGAACTTGACCTATCTTTCAACTACCAGAAACAAATATACTCACGATATCTAAACCTCTCAACATACTTTTCTTCTCTAGTATCTCTAAAACAATTATATATTAAAGGTTATGTCTTCAAAGAATTAGATAAACTGCACTTGGAACCTTTGTTTGCTTTGAGAAAGCTAAATGTCCTTGACCTTggaataaattttattaaaagagTTGATATGTCTGTCTTCCAGGCTTTTAGAAACCTCACGGAAATAtacttgaaagaaaacaaaatattcccaCAAACAGAaaagcatgtttttttaaaatcatttgagaAAGAGGACTATTTGATCAATTATCATCGTACCTTGGTGTGGAAATACAAGTTGAACCCTCCTGTCATATATTCTGATAAAAAAAAGCAATCATGTGACTTCCTTCACCAGCTTTGTACCTCATATGGCACAGCCTTGGATTTGAGTTTAAACAATATCTTCTTCATTAACCCAAATCAGTTTAAAGGCTTTGGGGATATAGCTTGTTTGAATTTGTCTTCAAATGCCCTTGGCCAGGCTTTCAATGGCACTGAATTAATCTATTTATCTAATCTCAAATATTTAGATCTCTCATTTAATAAACTGGATTTGACCAGTTCCTCTGCATTTAAAGAACTACCTAACCTAGAGGTATTAGATCTTAGCTATAACAAGCACTATTTTCTAGTGACAGGTTTTGCACATCAGCTCCTATTTACTGAAAACCTTCCTaacttaaaaattttaaatttaagctGGAATGACATTTCTGCCCTAACAAAATTTGAACTAAGGAGTGACTCCCTTCAAAAACTAGACTTCAAAGGAAACCGTCTTGATATCTTATGGAAAAATGGAGAAATGAATCACATACAATTGTTTAAGCATCTAAAAAAGCTGACACATCTAGATATCTCATACAACAGACTTCGAAATATCCCCACTAGGGCTTTCCAAAATCTGCCTCAGAGCTTAACTAAATTGTATATAAATAACAACAAAATACATACCCTCAGCTGGGAAAATCTTAGATACTTTAAGTCTCTGAAGTTGCTTGACTTAAGTCAGAACAAACTGAAGGCTGTTGATATCCAGTACAACTACACACAGTCCCTCCAGACTCTGCTGCTGAGGGAGAACAAGATTTCCAGGATTGTTGTTGGGTTGCCTGAGAGAGTCAGCAGCCTCCTGTACCTGGATTTGAGTTATAACGAACTGCAAGTCTTAAATCAGTCAACTTTCTTATCAGGACTTATACAACATTTGaaggttttaaaattaaaagggaatCCATTTGACTGCACTTGCAAAAACAGCAACTTCATAAGATGGATACAGAAAACCAAAACTCCGATCTCACAAGTAGCCAGAAATGTCATTTGCATGAACCCTGAGGACCAAAGGCAGCATAGCGTTCTCTTAATTGACCTGCATGCTTGCATTCTGGATAGCGttgcaaaaatattattttatatttctttctcCACTATTATTAGCATTATGATGGTAGCAGTtactaaacatttattttattgggATGTCTGGTATACTTATCATTCTTGTATGGCAAAAATAAAAGGATACAAATCTATAACCACAGACAAAGCTCTCTATGATGCTTACATCGCCTATGATACTCAGGATGCAACAGTAACTGACTGGGTAATAAATGAACTACGATTTCGTCTAGAGGAAAACGGAGACAAGCACGTTCTACTTTGTTTGGAGGAAAGGGACTGGGAGCCGGGAAAGGCTGTCATTGACAACCTTGCACAGAGCATCCATCACAGCAGAAAGACCGTCTTTGTTCTAACCGAAAGATATGTGAAAAATGGGAACTTCAAAACCGCTTTTTATATCGCTCTGCAGAGGCTAATGGATGAGAATACAGATGTGATTGTGTTCATTCTACTGGAGCCGGTGCTACAGCATTCCCAGTACCTGAGGCTGAGGAGGAGGATCTGCAAGAGCTCTGTTCTTGACTGGCCTAAGAATCCACATGCTGAAGGCCTTTTCTGGCAAAGACTAAAAAGTGCAGTGCTAACGGATAACAGCATGCGAGATGATGGGgtgtacagtatatag
- the LOC102929320 gene encoding toll-like receptor 8 isoform X1: MATMPHNLFFLLLLIQPEFGLSTHHQWVSKVLPCKIKAKQNSSSILLDCSKQKLRAVPQEIYTNVTGLILSFNWIEVISKKDFHNFKDLTFFKLNWNWHVKPEESNFDLSPKPLQILDATFSNLRHLQELHLNGNQLTRVPAGISPSITSLSLKSNNIVTISKNTFKELTKLKELYMDQNCYYGNDCEKPFNMEEGALSALTSLTVLSLSYNNLTRVPPKLPVSLQELYLSHNKIKNISQNDFKKLVHLKVLDLSGNCPKCFNTPFPCEPCTGNSAIQIHPLAFQNLKKLKTLVLSSMSLTSVPAIWFENMPELEVLHLASNFLMSEIATGKFLQNLSSLEELDLSFNYQKQIYSRYLNLSTYFSSLVSLKQLYIKGYVFKELDKLHLEPLFALRKLNVLDLGINFIKRVDMSVFQAFRNLTEIYLKENKIFPQTEKHVFLKSFEKEDYLINYHRTLVWKYKLNPPVIYSDKKKQSCDFLHQLCTSYGTALDLSLNNIFFINPNQFKGFGDIACLNLSSNALGQAFNGTELIYLSNLKYLDLSFNKLDLTSSSAFKELPNLEVLDLSYNKHYFLVTGFAHQLLFTENLPNLKILNLSWNDISALTKFELRSDSLQKLDFKGNRLDILWKNGEMNHIQLFKHLKKLTHLDISYNRLRNIPTRAFQNLPQSLTKLYINNNKIHTLSWENLRYFKSLKLLDLSQNKLKAVDIQYNYTQSLQTLLLRENKISRIVVGLPERVSSLLYLDLSYNELQVLNQSTFLSGLIQHLKVLKLKGNPFDCTCKNSNFIRWIQKTKTPISQVARNVICMNPEDQRQHSVLLIDLHACILDSVAKILFYISFSTIISIMMVAVTKHLFYWDVWYTYHSCMAKIKGYKSITTDKALYDAYIAYDTQDATVTDWVINELRFRLEENGDKHVLLCLEERDWEPGKAVIDNLAQSIHHSRKTVFVLTERYVKNGNFKTAFYIALQRLMDENTDVIVFILLEPVLQHSQYLRLRRRICKSSVLDWPKNPHAEGLFWQRLKSAVLTDNSMRDDGVYSI, from the coding sequence ATGGCTACCATGCCCCACAACCTGTTCTTCTTACTCCTCCTGATTCAACCTGAGTTTGGTCTCTCCACTCATCATCAATGGGTTTCTAAGGTTCTACCttgtaaaataaaagcaaaacagaatAGCTCCTCCATTCTCCTTGATTGCAGTAAACAAAAGCTGAGAGCAGTCCCTCAGGAAATATATACAAATGTTACTGGCTTGATATTGTCTTTCAACTGGATTGAAGTGATTTCTAAGAAGGATTTTCACAACTTTAAGGaccttacattttttaaattaaactggaaTTGGCATGTTAAGCCAGAAGAATCTAATTTTGATTTGTCTCCAAAACCTTTACAAATACTAGATGCAACTTTTTCAAACTTAAGACACTTACAGGAATTACATCTTAATGGCAATCAGCTAACCAGAGTGCCTGCAGGGATTTCACCGAGCATTACTTCGCTAAGTCTAAAGTCCAATAACATTGTTACTATTAGCAAGAACACTTTCAAAGAACTCACAAAATTGAAGGAACTCTATATGGACCAGAACTGTTACTATGGTAATGATTGTGAAAAACCTTTCAACATGGAAGAAGGGGCTCTTTCAGCCCTCACCAGTTTGACTGTGCTGTCACTTTCCTACAACAACTTGACCCGGGTGCCACCCAAACTGCCTGTGTCACTACAAGAACTTTATTTGAGCCATAACAAGATAAAGAACATCAGTCAAAATGATTTTAAGAAACTAGTTCATCTAAAAGTTCTTGATTTAAGTGGGAACTGTCCAAAATGCTTCAATACACCTTTTCCTTGTGAACCCTGCACTGGAAACTCTGCCATTCAAATACATCCTCTGGCTTTCCAGAATCTTAAAAAATTAAAGACTTTGGTTCTATCCAGCATGTCACTCACTAGTGTACCCGCTATTTGGTTTGAAAACATGCCAGAGCTAGAGGTGCTGCACCTTGCATCTAACTTCTTAATGAGCGAAATAGCTACTGGAAAATTCTTGCAGAATTTATCTTCTTTAGAGGAACTTGACCTATCTTTCAACTACCAGAAACAAATATACTCACGATATCTAAACCTCTCAACATACTTTTCTTCTCTAGTATCTCTAAAACAATTATATATTAAAGGTTATGTCTTCAAAGAATTAGATAAACTGCACTTGGAACCTTTGTTTGCTTTGAGAAAGCTAAATGTCCTTGACCTTggaataaattttattaaaagagTTGATATGTCTGTCTTCCAGGCTTTTAGAAACCTCACGGAAATAtacttgaaagaaaacaaaatattcccaCAAACAGAaaagcatgtttttttaaaatcatttgagaAAGAGGACTATTTGATCAATTATCATCGTACCTTGGTGTGGAAATACAAGTTGAACCCTCCTGTCATATATTCTGATAAAAAAAAGCAATCATGTGACTTCCTTCACCAGCTTTGTACCTCATATGGCACAGCCTTGGATTTGAGTTTAAACAATATCTTCTTCATTAACCCAAATCAGTTTAAAGGCTTTGGGGATATAGCTTGTTTGAATTTGTCTTCAAATGCCCTTGGCCAGGCTTTCAATGGCACTGAATTAATCTATTTATCTAATCTCAAATATTTAGATCTCTCATTTAATAAACTGGATTTGACCAGTTCCTCTGCATTTAAAGAACTACCTAACCTAGAGGTATTAGATCTTAGCTATAACAAGCACTATTTTCTAGTGACAGGTTTTGCACATCAGCTCCTATTTACTGAAAACCTTCCTaacttaaaaattttaaatttaagctGGAATGACATTTCTGCCCTAACAAAATTTGAACTAAGGAGTGACTCCCTTCAAAAACTAGACTTCAAAGGAAACCGTCTTGATATCTTATGGAAAAATGGAGAAATGAATCACATACAATTGTTTAAGCATCTAAAAAAGCTGACACATCTAGATATCTCATACAACAGACTTCGAAATATCCCCACTAGGGCTTTCCAAAATCTGCCTCAGAGCTTAACTAAATTGTATATAAATAACAACAAAATACATACCCTCAGCTGGGAAAATCTTAGATACTTTAAGTCTCTGAAGTTGCTTGACTTAAGTCAGAACAAACTGAAGGCTGTTGATATCCAGTACAACTACACACAGTCCCTCCAGACTCTGCTGCTGAGGGAGAACAAGATTTCCAGGATTGTTGTTGGGTTGCCTGAGAGAGTCAGCAGCCTCCTGTACCTGGATTTGAGTTATAACGAACTGCAAGTCTTAAATCAGTCAACTTTCTTATCAGGACTTATACAACATTTGaaggttttaaaattaaaagggaatCCATTTGACTGCACTTGCAAAAACAGCAACTTCATAAGATGGATACAGAAAACCAAAACTCCGATCTCACAAGTAGCCAGAAATGTCATTTGCATGAACCCTGAGGACCAAAGGCAGCATAGCGTTCTCTTAATTGACCTGCATGCTTGCATTCTGGATAGCGttgcaaaaatattattttatatttctttctcCACTATTATTAGCATTATGATGGTAGCAGTtactaaacatttattttattgggATGTCTGGTATACTTATCATTCTTGTATGGCAAAAATAAAAGGATACAAATCTATAACCACAGACAAAGCTCTCTATGATGCTTACATCGCCTATGATACTCAGGATGCAACAGTAACTGACTGGGTAATAAATGAACTACGATTTCGTCTAGAGGAAAACGGAGACAAGCACGTTCTACTTTGTTTGGAGGAAAGGGACTGGGAGCCGGGAAAGGCTGTCATTGACAACCTTGCACAGAGCATCCATCACAGCAGAAAGACCGTCTTTGTTCTAACCGAAAGATATGTGAAAAATGGGAACTTCAAAACCGCTTTTTATATCGCTCTGCAGAGGCTAATGGATGAGAATACAGATGTGATTGTGTTCATTCTACTGGAGCCGGTGCTACAGCATTCCCAGTACCTGAGGCTGAGGAGGAGGATCTGCAAGAGCTCTGTTCTTGACTGGCCTAAGAATCCACATGCTGAAGGCCTTTTCTGGCAAAGACTAAAAAGTGCAGTGCTAACGGATAACAGCATGCGAGATGATGGGgtgtacagtatatag